One window of Catonella massiliensis genomic DNA carries:
- a CDS encoding MgtC/SapB family protein produces the protein MDAILDLLRDQIIFQGEFALRILLAGLLGAAIGFERKNRNKLAGVRTHAIVALGAALIMVVSKYGFYDMDKFDASRVAAQIVSGVGFLGAGIIFVRNNNSVSGLTTAAGIWATAGMGMSMGAGQYFIATISTVMILVMQVVFHRVRFLSNEAFQDNLRVVLQKSDGAVKELEEYMTREKIEIKAIKITKGDGNNLKIDFELLFPAGYDRTSFINRLVEKENIVSVRG, from the coding sequence GTGGACGCTATACTTGACTTGTTGAGGGATCAGATTATCTTTCAGGGAGAATTTGCTTTAAGAATACTTCTAGCAGGACTCTTGGGAGCCGCAATCGGCTTTGAGAGAAAGAACCGTAATAAGCTGGCGGGAGTGCGTACACACGCAATAGTGGCACTTGGAGCAGCTCTAATTATGGTAGTATCCAAATATGGTTTTTATGATATGGATAAGTTTGATGCATCTAGAGTTGCTGCTCAGATAGTTAGTGGAGTAGGTTTCCTTGGTGCGGGAATTATATTTGTAAGAAATAATAATTCGGTAAGCGGTCTTACAACTGCTGCAGGCATCTGGGCTACAGCCGGCATGGGAATGAGTATGGGGGCAGGACAGTATTTTATTGCCACCATAAGTACAGTGATGATTCTTGTAATGCAGGTAGTATTCCATAGAGTGAGATTCCTGTCCAATGAGGCCTTTCAGGATAATCTGAGAGTTGTATTACAAAAATCAGATGGAGCAGTAAAAGAGCTTGAAGAGTATATGACAAGAGAGAAAATAGAAATCAAAGCGATTAAGATAACCAAGGGAGATGGCAACAATCTCAAGATTGATTTTGAGCTGTTGTTCCCAGCTGGTTACGACAGAACCAGCTTTATAAACAGGCTGGTAGAAAAAGAGAATATTGTGTCGGTTAGAGGATGA
- a CDS encoding ABC transporter substrate-binding protein — translation MKTKRLLALFLSIAVTCTFGACGNSNKDSAQKNSPQKSVGSVSDTKDENNSASVSKSESSAEKDTNTTPRKETLYFAGQQWGTIGDWNPMSSNSNNGMALAQAGSAREIVWETLFMYNMLDGKLYGLLGTDYSWNADNTELTVNLNKDAKWSDGSSFKASDVVATFDAHIKYETPAGADYKPYIEKVKAVNDNTVVFVAVKDKKGKAVNPLKVLDFIPKIYIMQEKYLKTVADRNAGKANAIKQDKMEDLVNTGAYKPYYSDDQKVVLIRRDDYWGQAKSMWGKLPAPKYLAHTIFSGNDTGLVALKVGEVDVAQMFVPDVQNLWLKDKLPISTYIEEAPYGICAAMPTIWFNTKKEGLNKKEIRKAIAMAVDFDQINKAAMTGQSPTFEEVPRSVMNATDAEQEMINKDKLKSYQFGSDIEGAKKLLDKAGVIDSDGDGIREYPKGKNLSYKAECPEGWSDWNATLEIIAAAGKEIGINIETYFPDAPTYTEDYTTGNFDIVMMTPNGTAAISCPWQRCLELMSSELNNLDIVTRGNYGKWENKRADELIALIPNENDKAKLKEYYTELSQIYLDEVPSFTAMYRPAAFHIVNESVWTNFPQKDDGKNIPPYDCTDGYGVAALYDLTLVEE, via the coding sequence ATGAAAACAAAACGTTTATTAGCTTTATTTCTGTCAATTGCAGTAACTTGTACATTTGGGGCTTGTGGTAACTCTAATAAGGATTCTGCTCAGAAGAATTCGCCTCAAAAGAGTGTAGGAAGCGTATCTGACACCAAAGATGAAAACAATAGTGCGTCTGTAAGTAAGTCAGAAAGCTCCGCCGAAAAAGATACGAATACAACACCTCGTAAGGAAACACTATATTTTGCTGGACAGCAATGGGGGACAATTGGTGACTGGAATCCTATGTCTTCAAATTCTAATAACGGAATGGCATTAGCACAAGCAGGAAGTGCCAGGGAAATAGTGTGGGAAACACTTTTTATGTATAATATGCTTGATGGCAAACTATATGGACTCCTTGGTACGGACTATTCTTGGAATGCCGATAATACTGAGTTAACTGTTAATTTAAATAAAGATGCAAAATGGAGTGATGGAAGCAGTTTTAAAGCATCTGATGTAGTGGCAACGTTTGACGCACATATAAAGTACGAAACGCCTGCAGGTGCAGACTATAAGCCGTATATTGAAAAGGTAAAAGCTGTAAATGATAATACTGTAGTATTTGTTGCAGTTAAAGATAAAAAGGGGAAAGCGGTCAACCCTTTGAAAGTTCTTGACTTTATACCTAAAATCTATATTATGCAGGAGAAGTACCTTAAGACTGTTGCAGACCGTAACGCAGGTAAGGCAAATGCAATAAAACAGGATAAAATGGAAGACCTTGTTAACACTGGTGCATATAAACCTTATTATTCTGATGACCAGAAGGTAGTACTAATTAGAAGGGATGATTATTGGGGCCAGGCTAAATCTATGTGGGGGAAGCTACCTGCTCCAAAATATCTAGCACACACAATATTTAGTGGAAATGATACAGGACTGGTTGCTCTTAAGGTTGGTGAAGTTGATGTTGCTCAAATGTTTGTCCCTGATGTACAGAATTTATGGTTAAAGGATAAACTACCTATATCTACTTATATTGAAGAAGCACCTTATGGTATTTGTGCAGCAATGCCAACAATATGGTTTAATACAAAGAAAGAAGGGTTGAATAAAAAAGAAATACGTAAGGCAATAGCTATGGCTGTGGATTTTGATCAAATTAATAAAGCAGCTATGACTGGTCAATCGCCTACTTTTGAAGAAGTTCCTAGAAGTGTAATGAATGCGACAGATGCGGAACAAGAGATGATAAATAAAGATAAGCTTAAATCATATCAGTTCGGTAGTGATATTGAAGGCGCTAAAAAATTATTGGATAAAGCAGGCGTAATAGATAGTGATGGTGATGGAATTAGAGAGTATCCTAAAGGAAAAAATCTTAGCTACAAGGCAGAATGCCCTGAGGGATGGTCGGATTGGAATGCAACTCTTGAGATTATTGCGGCAGCAGGTAAAGAAATTGGAATAAATATTGAGACATATTTTCCAGATGCCCCTACTTATACAGAGGATTATACAACAGGAAACTTTGATATCGTAATGATGACACCTAATGGAACCGCAGCAATATCCTGTCCTTGGCAAAGATGTTTGGAACTGATGAGTTCAGAATTGAATAATCTTGATATTGTAACTAGAGGCAACTATGGAAAATGGGAAAACAAACGCGCAGATGAGTTGATAGCATTAATCCCAAATGAGAATGATAAAGCAAAACTAAAAGAATATTACACAGAACTATCGCAGATTTACTTGGATGAAGTGCCTTCTTTTACCGCGATGTATAGACCTGCAGCGTTTCATATTGTTAATGAATCAGTGTGGACGAACTTCCCGCAAAAAGATGATGGAAAAAATATTCCTCCATACGATTGTACAGATGGATATGGTGTGGCAGCACTTTACGATTTGACTTTGGTTGAGGAATAA
- the tsf gene encoding translation elongation factor Ts, with protein sequence MAAITAAMVKELREITGSGMMDCKKALGATDGDMDKAVEWLRENGFMKAAKKAERIAAEGVCAAAVAEDGKSAAIVEVNSETDFVAKNEKFTTFANQVAAKALKTAAADIEAFLEEEFETGKSIKTALTEQIAVIGENMNIRRFAVLVENDGLVESYIHGSRIGVLVALKTNVVNEAIKEAARNVAMQIAAMRPTYLNRDAVSKEYLDHELEILKAQAANDPKLSGKPANVLENILKGQLNKELKEICLVDQVYVKDSSMTVQSYIDSVAKAEGADMALTGFVRFETGEGLEKKSENFAAEVAAQMGN encoded by the coding sequence ATGGCAGCAATTACAGCAGCTATGGTTAAAGAGCTTCGTGAAATAACAGGCTCAGGTATGATGGATTGCAAGAAGGCACTTGGTGCAACTGACGGAGATATGGATAAGGCAGTTGAATGGCTTAGAGAAAACGGCTTTATGAAGGCTGCTAAGAAGGCTGAGAGAATCGCAGCTGAGGGCGTTTGTGCAGCAGCAGTTGCAGAAGACGGAAAGAGTGCAGCGATTGTTGAAGTTAACTCTGAGACTGATTTCGTTGCTAAGAATGAGAAGTTCACTACATTTGCTAATCAGGTAGCAGCTAAGGCTCTTAAGACAGCTGCAGCTGATATAGAGGCTTTCCTTGAGGAAGAGTTTGAGACAGGAAAGTCTATAAAGACAGCTCTTACAGAGCAGATTGCAGTTATCGGTGAGAACATGAACATCAGAAGATTTGCAGTGCTTGTAGAGAATGATGGCTTAGTTGAGTCATACATCCACGGCAGCAGAATTGGTGTACTTGTAGCTCTTAAGACTAACGTAGTTAATGAGGCTATTAAAGAAGCTGCAAGAAACGTAGCTATGCAGATAGCAGCTATGCGCCCTACATACCTTAATAGAGATGCCGTTTCTAAAGAATATCTTGACCATGAGTTAGAGATTCTTAAGGCTCAGGCAGCAAATGATCCTAAGTTATCAGGTAAGCCTGCTAACGTTCTTGAGAACATTCTTAAGGGACAGCTTAACAAGGAACTTAAGGAAATCTGCCTTGTTGACCAGGTATATGTTAAGGATAGCAGCATGACAGTTCAGAGCTACATCGATAGCGTAGCTAAGGCTGAGGGAGCAGACATGGCTCTTACAGGTTTTGTTCGTTTTGAGACTGGTGAAGGTCTTGAGAAGAAGAGCGAGAACTTTGCTGCTGAAGTTGCAGCTCAGATGGGCAACTAA
- a CDS encoding ABC transporter permease, with the protein MKGYKKYYLNKVIWYLLTFFVAIILNFTLPRLMPGNPVSAIATQTAQGLTDATAIQKVYAEYAESFGVNKPIYQQFFIWIVNMFKGDLGVSFSQYPRKVGDIINSSIWWTIALQLPAIIVGWILGNVLGAIAAYIRKGFDKMILPLFLFLSNIPAFGMAVILLTLFAVKLHLAPTSGGYGFDLIPSFSPTFILSVLDHYKLPFFSIVLVTIGGQAIGMRSMSIYELNADYVKYSRFLGIKDSKIVWYVFRNAMLPQITGLAMSLGTIVGGALVAEIIFSYPGIGTTLLSAITGRDYPLISACTLIITIMVLVANLLVELLYGLIDPRIKATQSD; encoded by the coding sequence TTGAAAGGATATAAAAAATATTACTTAAATAAAGTAATCTGGTATCTTCTTACTTTTTTTGTGGCAATAATACTTAACTTTACATTACCTCGGTTAATGCCGGGTAATCCTGTTTCAGCTATAGCTACGCAGACAGCACAAGGATTAACAGATGCAACAGCTATACAAAAGGTTTATGCAGAATATGCAGAATCATTTGGAGTTAATAAACCTATATATCAGCAATTTTTTATTTGGATAGTAAATATGTTTAAAGGGGATCTTGGTGTATCATTTAGTCAATATCCCAGAAAAGTAGGAGATATTATTAATAGTAGTATATGGTGGACAATAGCTTTACAATTACCGGCTATAATTGTTGGTTGGATTTTAGGAAATGTGCTGGGAGCAATTGCCGCATATATTAGAAAAGGCTTTGATAAAATGATATTACCGCTTTTTTTGTTCCTTAGCAATATACCGGCATTTGGAATGGCAGTTATCTTACTTACGCTATTTGCAGTAAAACTACATTTGGCACCTACAAGTGGAGGATATGGATTTGATTTAATACCTAGTTTTAGTCCTACTTTCATATTATCGGTATTAGACCACTATAAATTACCATTCTTTTCTATAGTGCTTGTGACTATTGGGGGACAAGCTATTGGAATGCGGTCAATGTCAATATATGAGTTAAATGCAGATTATGTGAAATACAGCCGTTTCTTAGGCATCAAGGACAGTAAGATAGTATGGTATGTTTTTAGAAATGCCATGCTTCCACAGATAACAGGATTAGCTATGAGCTTAGGTACTATAGTGGGTGGGGCTTTAGTTGCGGAGATAATTTTTTCTTATCCGGGAATTGGAACAACACTGCTATCTGCTATAACAGGAAGGGACTATCCGCTTATATCCGCTTGCACTTTGATTATAACAATAATGGTGTTGGTTGCGAACCTATTAGTGGAATTGCTATACGGTTTAATAGATCCAAGAATTAAGGCAACACAATCTGATTAA